A window of Candidatus Peribacteraceae bacterium genomic DNA:
CCCCTTCCGCCTGTTCCACCTTCGCTTCCGCCTCATGCACGGACGTGACGAGGGGAGGGGCTTTAGCCAGCGCGAGCTCCGCCTTGCGCATCTCCACGAGCCGCTCCGCCTCCTCCACGCTGCGCATGGCGGAGCGTTCCTTCTCCAGGGCGTCGCGGACGGCGTTCATGGCCTCCGTGAGTGACTCTTGCTGCCGCGCAATCTGCACGGCGTACGCTTCCTCGGTATCGCGGAGGAGGGCGATGGCTCCCACGAGCGCATTGCGGGCGGCCACCACGGCTTGCCGCTGCTCGCTCATCGAAGCCCGGAAGGCATCCAACGCGGACTGGGAGAGGGTGCTGCTGACAATGGTGTTCTGGAAGACGGCGAACGCGAGATCGGCGTACACGGAGACGGCGTCACTCGCATCAAGGGCGTCTTTCATTTCTGCGGCGGCCTGCGCGGGCGTGGTGAAATTCGGCCGGCTGGGGACGGCTCCCGCCAGCGCTTCCACGGCTGACAGGCGGCTCTGTTCCGCCTCGGCGAGGAGGGACTGCTTCTGGAAGGCAAGCGTATCCGCGGCGCCGTTGTCCTGTAGCGCGCTCTCAATGACGGACAGCGCATGGTCGAGGACGGCGTACTGGCTTGCCGTCGTCTCGTACGCGGATGCGGCCTTGCCACTGAGGTCGGTCTCCTGCTGGCGCCGGATGCCTGCCAGCGTCTCCTCCGATTTCTGCCGCGCGATATTCCCGTTGGCTTGCTGCGTCCGCGCGGCGATGAGGCTCTGACGGGCCGCTTCCAGAGTGGCTTCCGCATGGCTGACCCCCGCGACGGCAACGTCCACTTCCTCGGTGCGGGTGCCGTCCCGGACTTTCTGGAGGCTGGCTTTCGCGTCCTTCACCGCAGCTTCCCCTTTGCTCACTTCCCCCTCCGCGGTCCGTATGTCCGCTTCGGCCGCGCGCAACCGCGCCGTGAATTCCTCCGCATCGAGTTCCAGGAGCAAGTCTCCCTTCCACACCTTATCCCCCACACCCACATGGATCTTTCGGATGGTGCCGCGCGCCTTGAAACGGAGCGATGTTTCCACTTCCGCCTTCACCGTGCCCACAACATCCACCGATTGCACCACCGTTCCCCGCTGGACCGGCGCCAACACCAGGACGGCGTTTTCCGACGGAAGAAGCAGGATTGTCGCCCCGGCGCCCGCGGCAATGAGCATCAGGAACCCGATGAGCCACAAGCGCCAAGGCCGGGAGCGTGCCATCTCCAACGGCAGCATCGGCAAGGGTGCCGGCAGCGGCGAAGGGGGGGCAGGGATGAGTGCCTGCGACCCTGTTTCCACGGGAGGGGATGTGGGTGTCTCCATGGGAGTGTGTATTACTATTATTATACTATATTTTTACATGTTTAGATAGTGTTGATTTACGCTAAAGAATGAGCAGAACAGCCTATTGGACATCATTAATAAATATCGTTTTTTTGCAGTTCATTCGACGGAGAAGAGCACGGCTCCATGACGGTGATGGTGGCGAACTTGCCGGTACGGGGATCGGGGAGAAGATGCGGCACTCGCTCCACGGAAACGGTGACCGTATCCTGCATGTCCTTCTCCCGCAGGAGCTGGCGCAGTTTCTCTTCCGCGATCCGGTAGATCTCCTGCTGCCCCTCCCCGAATACCGCGCGGTACACGAGCTTGTCGCGGTAACTCGCGAACTGGAATTTCCGCACGTTGGGAACGTAGAACTCCACGAGCGTACTGGGATGGATGTAATCCATCGTGCCGTCGGACGTGCGGAACCACACAAGGTCCACGTCGCGTCCGCCGACCCCCTGCACGAGGAGGCGCTTACCGTCCTGTTGCGGACTGAGGCGAAGACGGTCCTTCATTTCGTACCGGATGAGAGGCTGGATGCGGTTGTAGAGGTTGGTGAAGGTGACGCTCCCTTCCTCCCCGGGAGCCGCAGCCGTGCCGTCGCCCTTGAGGATTTCGAACACGTGCGCCTCGTCGAACATGCGGAACCCGCGCCCGTCATGGTCAACGCCGAGGGCGAGTGATTCGCCGCAGGCGTAGAAATTGACCGGCTCCACGCCGAAGGCGCGCCGGATGAGTGCCCGCTTCTCCGCGCTCAGGGGTTCGCCGGAACAGATGACGCTGGTCGGCTGCACGTGCAAGCGCCCCGCGGCTTGCGCTTCCGCAAGCACGGCGATGCTGAGGGCGTAGCCGCTCAACTGCTGCGGCCGAAACGCTTCGAGGGCCGGCACGAGCCGGCTCAGGGGCTCGTCCACCGCGCAGTAGAGAGGGTTATAGAGGAGGGAAGGGACGTGACGGAGGAGAGTGATGCCGGGAAAATGCCCTTGGGTCGCGCCGAAGAAAGCGATGCGCAGCCGGTTTCCCGGCAAAAAGGGCGGACGGGAGACGTGCCGGATGATGAGGCTGCGTACGTAGGACCAGGCGGGCATGTCGCACAGGAACATGCCGAAGTCCCCGCTCGTCCCGGACGTGTGGACCGCGCAGTACTTGTTTTCGAACAGCGCGGAGAAGTTGTCCTTCCTCCCCAAAAAATCCTGCAGCGAGGATTTGGGCAGCGCGGGCAGCGTGAACACCTCATCCAAATGCTCCATGAGCATGCGCTTGGACACGGGAGGGATCTCGCACAGAGGGACGGTTTCCAAGTGCCTGCGGCTGATGCCGCTCCCTCCCCAGTGGCGTGCATAGAAGGGGGAACGGTCGAACGCATGGAAGAGGAGCCCGCGCAATTTGCGTTCCTGCAGTCGCCCGAGCGCGGGTCCCGAGAGTCGCTCCTCGGCAATGACGCGCAGGAGGGCGGGCGGAAGGGACACTGCCTCGCGGAGGCGCGCGCCAAAATTCACGCCGTCATCCTAGACGCGGTGTGGAGGAAACGCTACCGTTCCCCCCACATATGTCTGCGGAATCCGTACCGCTGAGGATCGGCTTGGCGTTGGGCTCCGGAGGTGCGCGCGGGTATGCGCAATGCGGCGTTATGAAAGTGCTCCAACGGGAAGGCATCGTCGCCCAAGCGGTGGCGGGGAATTCCATCGGCACCATCATGGGTGTGGGATATGCGATGAGTAACGGCAATGCCTTGGAACTCGAACATATCATCCTCGAACACTTTCAGCGCCTCAACTTCCGACGCTGCCTCCGCTTTACCGGTCAAGGCCTCCACATCGACACCGACGCATTGGAGCGCTTTTTTACCGCGAACATCCCGCCGAAACGGCTGGAAGATTTTCCCATTCCCATTCGTGTGGTGGCCACGGATCTCCGGTCGGGAAAGCCCGTCTCGCTGGATCGCGGCCCCGTGGGGAGATTGCTCGTTGCCTCCATTCTGTTGCCATACATCAGCCCCCCCATGCCCTTCGGTGATTACCTCCTCACCGACGGCGGGCTGCTGACGAACGTCCCGTTCCTGGAAGTGGAACAGATGAACGTCGACCTCATCATCGGGGTCAATAACAGGCACCGCGCGCACGCGGTACCGCCGCTCTTCCCGCTCTCCTCCCTCCTCCTCCCCCCCATCGTCCTGGGGAAGAGCCACCCCTTCCGCCGCACTTTTGACTCCATCCACGCGATCAACATGCGCCAGATCGAGAGGCTGCAACTCTCCATGCTGCGGACGCCGTACTTCCTCATTGAGCCGAGCTTGGACGATGTGAAGGGGAGTGATTATCCTCGTGCCGCCGAAATCATCCGGCGCGGGGAGGAGGCCGCGGAACACGCCTTGCCACTCCTGCGGCATTACATGGAAGAAGTGCAGCGTTGGAAGGAAAAAGTTCACCGCTATCACCTCTCGATGCCCGGCCGTATCGCCGTCCATGCTTCATCATCCTTATCGTTCTCAACAATTGCACAATGAACTACTTTTTGTAACCTTCACAAGACAAAATCCATCCACCGTAACCGTGGAAGTTTAGAATAGCGCCGTCCTTTCTCCCCCATTTGTTATGGCTACGTCTCCCTCTCATCCGCAGCCGCCTCCACCGCCGCCTCCGCCTCCGCCGCCGCCTCCACCGCCCCCTCCCCCCCCGCCTCCTCCTCCGCCTCCTCCTCCGCCTCCTCCTCCGCCACCACCTCCCCCGTACTTCGCCCCACCCCCTCCTCCTTCCGTGCACGGCGGGAAGAAAAAGTAGTGGGAGTCTCGACGCCCGTCGCCTCTCCACGTTTTCCCGCCTCCGTATACTTTTCCGCCTTTTCCATGACTTCCTCCTCTCATTCCAAGAAAGGCCACACGCCTCCGCCTCCACCACCTCCCCCTGAGGTGTGGAACCGGTGGAAGGACATGAACCGGCATGCGCAGGACAGGGTGTCGTCACTCACGAAGGAGTTGTTCGAAGACGCACAGGCTTTCGCGCGGGAATTCGGAAAGGAATTCCCCCTCCCCCTGCACCAGTACTCCGCCGTCGTCGCCTGGCAGCCCGTCACGCTCGCCCGCGACCTCCCCTGCCACTATTCCCGCAAGGTGATGAAGAAGGGGACGCAGGCAATGCTCGGCCTCTTCGAGCTCCTTCCGCCGGTCTTCGTGTCGTTCGATTCCTGGAAGAAGATCACCACGGAAAAGAAGGGCGGCGGGAAAAAGAAAAAGGAGTGAAGCTCCCTGGCCTGATCCGACTCCGCCAAGGCTTCACCGGACAAACGGCCGGGGTCTCCTGGTGCGTGGGTGACCTCCTCCGGGCTCACTTGCCCGCAGCCACCTGTTGCTCCTCTTTGCGCAAGCCGGGAGGGTTCTGCATGGATTGCAGGAAAATCTCCCGGGAATCCGTCATGGCCTGGAGGGATTGGTCCATCTCGAAGAGAAATTTGTTCCGGCGCATCTTGTGCTTCAGGTGGTACTGGTACACGGTCTGGAAGAGCGTATCCACGTGCTCGGCCCACACCCATTCCGGATCCAGCTTCTGCACGATGCCGTCCATGGCCAAGGAGGCCCGCCCCACCAGAATGAGCGGCTGCGGCACGTCGAGCCCCGCCAGGGCGGAGGAGCGAATGATGCGCAGGATGAGTTCCCCATGGGAGAAATCCTTGGTGGATTTCCCGCTGGATTCGTCGATGATCTTGCTGATTTCCCTCCGGTACCGGTGCCGGTCGTACCACGATTTGGTATGCCCGTGGGCGCAGCACTTGCTCATGAATTCCGTGCAGCCTTCCGGGTCCCCGTGCGCGAGGGCGAGGAGAAAGTAGAAATAGTTGTAGCGCAGGTAGTCATCCATGTAGCCGCAGATGCCGAAATCGATCCACTGGATTTCCCCCTTGTCCGTCACGAGGATGTTGGAGGGGTGCAGGTCGCCGTGGAAGAAGCCGCTCAGGAGCGGCTGCTGCAAGCCCGTATTCATGAGGGACGTGACGATGTCCCGCACGCGGAGCTTGCGTTCCTTCAGCCACTTCTCCAGCTTCCCCTGCCGCTTCATGTCGATGAGCTTGGAAACGGACGTGCCGTCCATCCACTGGAGAGTGAGGACGCGGCGGGTGGTATAGGCATCGAACACCTTGGGACACTGCACATCCACCGCCTCATGCTCGGCGATGAGCTGCGTGTACTTCGCTTCTTTCCGGAAATCCATCTCTTCCTTCGTGAACCGCTCGTACTCCTGCACGATGGCGCGCACATTCACGTTGGGCATGAGGCGCAGGCGATGGACGATCTTGCTGGCCAGCTTCAGGACGCGCAAGTCCGTCTTCATGAGCCGCTCCACGTTCGGCTTCATGATCTTCACCGCCACCTTCTCCCCCGAGCGCAGCACGGCCTTGTGCACCTGCGCAATGGACGCGCTGGCGACCGGCTCCTTGGCAATGGATTTGAAGATGGATTGGGGGGAACGGTGGAATTCCTGCTCGATGACCCCCGCCGCTTCCTTCCAGGTCATGCGGGGCATGTCGTGGAGGCATTTCTCCAGCTCCACGCAGAGGGAAATGGGGAGGAAATCCGGACGCATGCTGAGCGTCTGACCCAACTTGATGAAACTGGCGCCCAACTGTTCCAAATGCGTCCGCAGGAGAACGGGGAATTCAGGGTGGTTCCTGTTCCAGTACAACGTCATGGCCGAGCGTAACGTGGACGTGACGCGCTGCGTAAAGAGAAGCATACGGACAAACGGGACGGCCCTCATTATTCCTTATTCCCTCCCCATGTCCAACTGGAACGTCCCTTTGTGTTGCGGAAAAATAATCTGTGCTACGCTCGCGTCCTCCCCCCTCATCCGCCCTGTCCGCGTTTCCCTCTCCGCCCGCCGCACCCGCCGCTTCTCCCCGTACGGAGGAAGGGAACGGTTCCTCGCGCAACGGATCGCCTCTCGCCGAAGCGCTTGACAGGTGGGCGCGTCTATTGGGCAGAGAGTACGTGAAAGACGATGCGCCGACGCTCCAACGTTTCGCGCGCTCGTCCACGCCACGGGGCACGCGTCCGCAAGCCGTCATCCTTCCCGGCTCCACCGCGGACGTGCAGGAGTGTGTGCGCATCGCCGCCGCGTGCGGGGTGCCCCTCTACCCCATCAGCCACGGC
This region includes:
- a CDS encoding AarF/UbiB family protein, which codes for MLLFTQRVTSTLRSAMTLYWNRNHPEFPVLLRTHLEQLGASFIKLGQTLSMRPDFLPISLCVELEKCLHDMPRMTWKEAAGVIEQEFHRSPQSIFKSIAKEPVASASIAQVHKAVLRSGEKVAVKIMKPNVERLMKTDLRVLKLASKIVHRLRLMPNVNVRAIVQEYERFTKEEMDFRKEAKYTQLIAEHEAVDVQCPKVFDAYTTRRVLTLQWMDGTSVSKLIDMKRQGKLEKWLKERKLRVRDIVTSLMNTGLQQPLLSGFFHGDLHPSNILVTDKGEIQWIDFGICGYMDDYLRYNYFYFLLALAHGDPEGCTEFMSKCCAHGHTKSWYDRHRYRREISKIIDESSGKSTKDFSHGELILRIIRSSALAGLDVPQPLILVGRASLAMDGIVQKLDPEWVWAEHVDTLFQTVYQYHLKHKMRRNKFLFEMDQSLQAMTDSREIFLQSMQNPPGLRKEEQQVAAGK
- a CDS encoding patatin-like phospholipase family protein; the encoded protein is MSAESVPLRIGLALGSGGARGYAQCGVMKVLQREGIVAQAVAGNSIGTIMGVGYAMSNGNALELEHIILEHFQRLNFRRCLRFTGQGLHIDTDALERFFTANIPPKRLEDFPIPIRVVATDLRSGKPVSLDRGPVGRLLVASILLPYISPPMPFGDYLLTDGGLLTNVPFLEVEQMNVDLIIGVNNRHRAHAVPPLFPLSSLLLPPIVLGKSHPFRRTFDSIHAINMRQIERLQLSMLRTPYFLIEPSLDDVKGSDYPRAAEIIRRGEEAAEHALPLLRHYMEEVQRWKEKVHRYHLSMPGRIAVHASSSLSFSTIAQ
- a CDS encoding efflux RND transporter periplasmic adaptor subunit, which produces METPTSPPVETGSQALIPAPPSPLPAPLPMLPLEMARSRPWRLWLIGFLMLIAAGAGATILLLPSENAVLVLAPVQRGTVVQSVDVVGTVKAEVETSLRFKARGTIRKIHVGVGDKVWKGDLLLELDAEEFTARLRAAEADIRTAEGEVSKGEAAVKDAKASLQKVRDGTRTEEVDVAVAGVSHAEATLEAARQSLIAARTQQANGNIARQKSEETLAGIRRQQETDLSGKAASAYETTASQYAVLDHALSVIESALQDNGAADTLAFQKQSLLAEAEQSRLSAVEALAGAVPSRPNFTTPAQAAAEMKDALDASDAVSVYADLAFAVFQNTIVSSTLSQSALDAFRASMSEQRQAVVAARNALVGAIALLRDTEEAYAVQIARQQESLTEAMNAVRDALEKERSAMRSVEEAERLVEMRKAELALAKAPPLVTSVHEAEAKVEQAEGALQALSARLDSARAALTIAQSQWNDTVLHAPMDGTVTDLPVEEGEFASEQVLAISISGSAPSRVESMVPDVDIPLVQLGNSAALVLDAFPDTPFPLRVTHIEPSAIVVDGVPKYKVTLMFVTLEDTIRNGQTGDVTIETQRREQAIYIPQSALMEREGHTYVQVAISKWNAEPREVTTGITGEQDTVEIISGLQEGEEIVLSPAF